The following are encoded together in the Neomonachus schauinslandi chromosome 15, ASM220157v2, whole genome shotgun sequence genome:
- the ERAL1 gene encoding GTPase Era, mitochondrial isoform X1 — translation MAAPSRRAATLFGAVLGVRQLGPDVVREWGARVSSLFDWQRRCVSCFAGSAFSGPRLASASRRYGQSSALDRFLGLSQPDGSLTSHPPGVSMHRDEQDLLLVHRPDMPENSRVLRVVLLGAPNAGKSTLSNQLLGRKILLDTPGLISPVKQKRHHLELSLLEDPWKSMESADLVVVLVDVSDKWTRNQLRPQVLQCLTQFSQVPSILVMNKVDCLKQKSVLLELTAALTEGVVNGKKLKMRQALRSQPGTPCPSPAAKGPKTQSVGGPQRIGWPHFQEIFMLSALSQEDVKTLKHYLLAQARPGPWEFHSGVLTSQTPEEICANIIREKLLEHLPQEMPYSVQQRTVMWEERPSGELVIEQKLLVPKESHVDPDWSKGALDLPDCTGGGPRPHGHLPLRCSAPPLCEASQVTTLCCLAQGVSARAAGRATDQNGPCPGTGTGERCGHCLPACLAAGLAFLSLPSPCLTTSVGGSNLS, via the exons ATGGCTGCTCCCAGCCGGCGCGCGGCTACGCTCTTTGGGGCGGTGTTAGGGGTCCGGCAGTTGGGCCCCGATGTCGTGAGGGAGTGGGGAGCCCGGGTCTCCTCGCTCTTTGACTGGCAGCGGAGGTGCGTGTCCTGTTTCGCGGGCTCCGCTTTCTCTGGTCCCCGCCTAGCCTCTGCCTCTCGCCGTTATGGCCAGAGCTCAGCCTTGGACCGCTTCCTTGGACTCTCTCAGCCAGACGGTTCGTTGACTTCTCACCCTCCCGGCGTGTCCATGCACAGAG ATGAGCAGGATCTCCTCTTGGTCCATCGTCCCGACATGCCTGAGAACTCCAGGGTCCTAAGAGTGGTCCTCCTGGGTGCCCCGAATGCAGGGAAGTCAACACTCTCCAACCAGCTGCTGGGTCGGAAA ATTCTACTTGACACACCTGGCCTCATCAGCCCTGTTAAACAGAAAAG GCACCATCTGGAGCTTTCTTTGTTGGAAGATCCATGGAAGAGCATGGAATCTGCTGATCTGG TTGTGGTCCTTGTGGATGTCTCAGACAAGTGGACTCGGAACCAGCTCAGGCCCCAGGTGCTCCAGTGCCTGACCCAGTTCTCCCAAGTCCCTAGCATCCTTGTCATGAACAAG GTAGATTGCCTGAAGCAGAAGTCTGTTCTCCTGGAGCTCACAGCAGCCCTTACTGAAGGTGTGGTCAATGGCAAGAAGCTCAAGATGCGGCAGGCCCTTCGCTCACAGCCTGGCACTCCTTGCCCTAGCCCAGCAGCTAAGGGCCCAAAAACACAGTCTGTGGGAGGCCCTCAGAGGATTGGTTGGCCCCACTTTCAGGAGATCTTCATGTTGTCAGCCCTAAGCCAGGAGGATGTGAAAACACTAAAG CATTACCTCCTGGCACAGGCCcggccaggaccctgggaattcCACAGTGGAGTCCTCACTAGCCAGACGCCTGAGGAGATCTGTGCCAACATCATCCGAGAGAAGCTCCTAGAACACCTGCCCCAGGAGATGCCCTATAGTGTGCAGCAG AGGACAGTGATGTGGGAGGAAAGGCCAAGCGGGGAGCTGGTGATCGAACAGAAGCTTCTGGTGCCCAAAGAATCTCATGTG GATCCTGATTGGTCCAAAGGGGCACTTGATCTCCCAGATTGCACAGGAGGTGGGCCGCGACCTCATGGACATCTTCCTCTGCGATGTTCGGCTCCGCCTCTCTGTGAGGCTTCTCAAGTGACCACCCTCTGCTGCCTTGCCCAGGGCGTCTCAGCCAGAGCTGCTGGCAGGGCCACTGACCAGAACGGCCCCTGCCCAGGGACAGGGACTGGTGAGAGGTGTGGgcactgcctgcctgcctgcctggcgGCTGGCTTGGCCTTCCTGAGTCTGCCTAGCCCCTGCCTGACCACGTCTGTTGGAGGAAGTAACTTATCTTAG
- the ERAL1 gene encoding GTPase Era, mitochondrial isoform X2 produces MAAPSRRAATLFGAVLGVRQLGPDVVREWGARVSSLFDWQRRCVSCFAGSAFSGPRLASASRRYGQSSALDRFLGLSQPDGSLTSHPPGVSMHRDEQDLLLVHRPDMPENSRVLRVVLLGAPNAGKSTLSNQLLGRKVFPVSKKVHTTRCQALGVITEKEVQVILLDTPGLISPVKQKRHHLELSLLEDPWKSMESADLVVVLVDVSDKWTRNQLRPQVLQCLTQFSQVPSILVMNKVDCLKQKSVLLELTAALTEGVVNGKKLKMRQALRSQPGTPCPSPAAKGPKTQSVGGPQRIGWPHFQEIFMLSALSQEDVKTLKHYLLAQARPGPWEFHSGVLTSQTPEEICANIIREKLLEHLPQEMPYSVQQRTVMWEERPSGELVIEQKLLVPKESHVRILIGPKGHLISQIAQEVGRDLMDIFLCDVRLRLSVRLLK; encoded by the exons ATGGCTGCTCCCAGCCGGCGCGCGGCTACGCTCTTTGGGGCGGTGTTAGGGGTCCGGCAGTTGGGCCCCGATGTCGTGAGGGAGTGGGGAGCCCGGGTCTCCTCGCTCTTTGACTGGCAGCGGAGGTGCGTGTCCTGTTTCGCGGGCTCCGCTTTCTCTGGTCCCCGCCTAGCCTCTGCCTCTCGCCGTTATGGCCAGAGCTCAGCCTTGGACCGCTTCCTTGGACTCTCTCAGCCAGACGGTTCGTTGACTTCTCACCCTCCCGGCGTGTCCATGCACAGAG ATGAGCAGGATCTCCTCTTGGTCCATCGTCCCGACATGCCTGAGAACTCCAGGGTCCTAAGAGTGGTCCTCCTGGGTGCCCCGAATGCAGGGAAGTCAACACTCTCCAACCAGCTGCTGGGTCGGAAA GTGTTCCCTGTCTCCAAGAAGGTGCACACCACTCGCTGCCAAGCTCTGGGGGTCATCACAGAGAAAGAGGTCCAGGTG ATTCTACTTGACACACCTGGCCTCATCAGCCCTGTTAAACAGAAAAG GCACCATCTGGAGCTTTCTTTGTTGGAAGATCCATGGAAGAGCATGGAATCTGCTGATCTGG TTGTGGTCCTTGTGGATGTCTCAGACAAGTGGACTCGGAACCAGCTCAGGCCCCAGGTGCTCCAGTGCCTGACCCAGTTCTCCCAAGTCCCTAGCATCCTTGTCATGAACAAG GTAGATTGCCTGAAGCAGAAGTCTGTTCTCCTGGAGCTCACAGCAGCCCTTACTGAAGGTGTGGTCAATGGCAAGAAGCTCAAGATGCGGCAGGCCCTTCGCTCACAGCCTGGCACTCCTTGCCCTAGCCCAGCAGCTAAGGGCCCAAAAACACAGTCTGTGGGAGGCCCTCAGAGGATTGGTTGGCCCCACTTTCAGGAGATCTTCATGTTGTCAGCCCTAAGCCAGGAGGATGTGAAAACACTAAAG CATTACCTCCTGGCACAGGCCcggccaggaccctgggaattcCACAGTGGAGTCCTCACTAGCCAGACGCCTGAGGAGATCTGTGCCAACATCATCCGAGAGAAGCTCCTAGAACACCTGCCCCAGGAGATGCCCTATAGTGTGCAGCAG AGGACAGTGATGTGGGAGGAAAGGCCAAGCGGGGAGCTGGTGATCGAACAGAAGCTTCTGGTGCCCAAAGAATCTCATGTG AGGATCCTGATTGGTCCAAAGGGGCACTTGATCTCCCAGATTGCACAGGAGGTGGGCCGCGACCTCATGGACATCTTCCTCTGCGATGTTCGGCTCCGCCTCTCTGTGAGGCTTCTCAAGTGA
- the ERAL1 gene encoding GTPase Era, mitochondrial isoform X4, translating to MAAPSRRAATLFGAVLGVRQLGPDVVREWGARVSSLFDWQRRCVSCFAGSAFSGPRLASASRRYGQSSALDRFLGLSQPDGSLTSHPPGVSMHRDEQDLLLVHRPDMPENSRVLRVVLLGAPNAGKSTLSNQLLGRKVFPVSKKVHTTRCQALGVITEKEVQVILLDTPGLISPVKQKRHHLELSLLEDPWKSMESADLVVVLVDVSDKWTRNQLRPQVLQCLTQFSQVPSILVMNKHYLLAQARPGPWEFHSGVLTSQTPEEICANIIREKLLEHLPQEMPYSVQQRTVMWEERPSGELVIEQKLLVPKESHVRILIGPKGHLISQIAQEVGRDLMDIFLCDVRLRLSVRLLK from the exons ATGGCTGCTCCCAGCCGGCGCGCGGCTACGCTCTTTGGGGCGGTGTTAGGGGTCCGGCAGTTGGGCCCCGATGTCGTGAGGGAGTGGGGAGCCCGGGTCTCCTCGCTCTTTGACTGGCAGCGGAGGTGCGTGTCCTGTTTCGCGGGCTCCGCTTTCTCTGGTCCCCGCCTAGCCTCTGCCTCTCGCCGTTATGGCCAGAGCTCAGCCTTGGACCGCTTCCTTGGACTCTCTCAGCCAGACGGTTCGTTGACTTCTCACCCTCCCGGCGTGTCCATGCACAGAG ATGAGCAGGATCTCCTCTTGGTCCATCGTCCCGACATGCCTGAGAACTCCAGGGTCCTAAGAGTGGTCCTCCTGGGTGCCCCGAATGCAGGGAAGTCAACACTCTCCAACCAGCTGCTGGGTCGGAAA GTGTTCCCTGTCTCCAAGAAGGTGCACACCACTCGCTGCCAAGCTCTGGGGGTCATCACAGAGAAAGAGGTCCAGGTG ATTCTACTTGACACACCTGGCCTCATCAGCCCTGTTAAACAGAAAAG GCACCATCTGGAGCTTTCTTTGTTGGAAGATCCATGGAAGAGCATGGAATCTGCTGATCTGG TTGTGGTCCTTGTGGATGTCTCAGACAAGTGGACTCGGAACCAGCTCAGGCCCCAGGTGCTCCAGTGCCTGACCCAGTTCTCCCAAGTCCCTAGCATCCTTGTCATGAACAAG CATTACCTCCTGGCACAGGCCcggccaggaccctgggaattcCACAGTGGAGTCCTCACTAGCCAGACGCCTGAGGAGATCTGTGCCAACATCATCCGAGAGAAGCTCCTAGAACACCTGCCCCAGGAGATGCCCTATAGTGTGCAGCAG AGGACAGTGATGTGGGAGGAAAGGCCAAGCGGGGAGCTGGTGATCGAACAGAAGCTTCTGGTGCCCAAAGAATCTCATGTG AGGATCCTGATTGGTCCAAAGGGGCACTTGATCTCCCAGATTGCACAGGAGGTGGGCCGCGACCTCATGGACATCTTCCTCTGCGATGTTCGGCTCCGCCTCTCTGTGAGGCTTCTCAAGTGA
- the FLOT2 gene encoding flotillin-2 isoform X2, protein MGNCHTVGPNEALVVSGGCCGSDYKQYVFGGWAWAWWCISDTQRLSLEVMTILCRCENIETSEGVPLFVTGVAQVKIMTEKELLAVACEQFLGKNVQDIKNVVLQTLEGHLRSILGTLTVEQIYQDRDQFAKLVREVAAPDVGRMGIEILSFTIKDVYDKVDYLSSLGKTQTAVVQRDADIGVAEAERDAGIREAECKKEMLDVKFMADTKIADSKRAFELQKSAFSEEVNIKTAEAQLAYELQGAREQQKIRQEEIEIEVVQRKKQIAVEAQEILRTDKELIATVRRPAEAEAHRIQQIAEGEKVKQVLLAQAEAEKIRKLGEAEAAVIEAMGTAEAERMKLKAEAYQKYGDAAKMALVLEALPQIAAKIAAPLTKVDEIVVLSGDNSKVTSEVNRLLAELPASVHALTGVDLAKIPLIKKATSAQA, encoded by the exons GGGGCTGTTGTGGTTCTGACTATAAACAGTACGTGTTTGgcggctgggcctgggcctggtggTGTATCTCCGACACTCAGAG ACTGTCTCTGGAGGTTATGACCATCCTGTGTCGCTGTGAGAATATTGAGACGTCGGAGGGGGTCCCGCTATTCGTAACAGGGGTTGCACAG GTGAAGATCATGACGGAGAAGGAGCTCCTGGCAGTGGCCTGCGAGCAGTTTCTGGGCAAGAACGTGCAGGACATCAAGAACGTCGTCCTGCAGACCCTGGAGGGGCACCTGCGCTCCATCCTCG GGACCCTGACCGTGGAGCAGATTTATCAGGACCGAGACCAGTTTGCCAAGCTGGTGCGGGAAGTGGCGGCCCCTGACGTCGGCCGCATGGGCATCGAGATCCTCAGCTTCACCATCAAG gaCGTGTATGACAAAGTGGACTATCTGAGCTCCTTGGGCAAGACGCAGACTGCCGTGGTACAGAGAGATGCGGACATTGGGGTGGCCGAGGCTGAGCGGGATGCAGGCATCCGG GAAGCAGAGTGCAAGAAGGAGATGCTGGATGTGAAGTTCATGGCAGACACCAAGATCGCTGACTCCAAGCGAGCCTTCGAGCTGCAAAAGTCAGCTTTCAGTGAGGAGGTCAACATCAAG ACCGCCGAGGCCCAGCTGGCCTATGAGCTGCAGGGGGCGCGGGAGCAGCAGAAGATCCGGCAGGAAGAGATTGAGATCGAGGTGGTACAGCGCAAGAAGCAGATTGCTGTGGAGGCGCAGGAGATCCTCCGCACAGACAAGGAGCTCATTGCCACGGTGCGCCGCCCCGCCGAGGCTGAGGCCCACCGCATACAGCAGATCGCCGAGGGTGAAAA GGTGAAACAGGTCCTCTTGGCGCAAGCAGAAGCCGAGAAGATCCGCAAACTCGGGGAGGCGGAGGCAGCGGTCATCGAGGCGATGGGCACAGCAGAGGCTGAGCGAATGAAGCTCAAGGCCGAGGCCTACCAGAAATACGGGGATGCAGCCAAGATGGCGCTGGTGCTGGAGGCCCTGCCCCAg ATTGCTGCCAAAATCGCCGCCCCCCTGACCAAAGTCGATGAGATTGTGGTCCTCAGCGGGGACAACAGCAAGGTGACATCAGAAGTCAACCGACTGCTGGCCGAGCTGCCTGCCTCCGTGCATGCCCTCACAGGCGTGGACCTGGCCAAG ATACCCCTGATCAAGAAGGCCACCAGTGCGCAGGCGTGA
- the FLOT2 gene encoding flotillin-2 isoform X3 — translation MTLQPRCEDVETAEGVALTVTGVAQVKIMTEKELLAVACEQFLGKNVQDIKNVVLQTLEGHLRSILGTLTVEQIYQDRDQFAKLVREVAAPDVGRMGIEILSFTIKDVYDKVDYLSSLGKTQTAVVQRDADIGVAEAERDAGIREAECKKEMLDVKFMADTKIADSKRAFELQKSAFSEEVNIKTAEAQLAYELQGAREQQKIRQEEIEIEVVQRKKQIAVEAQEILRTDKELIATVRRPAEAEAHRIQQIAEGEKVKQVLLAQAEAEKIRKLGEAEAAVIEAMGTAEAERMKLKAEAYQKYGDAAKMALVLEALPQIAAKIAAPLTKVDEIVVLSGDNSKVTSEVNRLLAELPASVHALTGVDLAKIPLIKKATSAQA, via the exons ATGACGTTGCAGCCCCGCTGCGAGGACGTAGAGACGGCCGAGGGGGTAGCTTTAACTGTGACGGGTGTCGCCCAG GTGAAGATCATGACGGAGAAGGAGCTCCTGGCAGTGGCCTGCGAGCAGTTTCTGGGCAAGAACGTGCAGGACATCAAGAACGTCGTCCTGCAGACCCTGGAGGGGCACCTGCGCTCCATCCTCG GGACCCTGACCGTGGAGCAGATTTATCAGGACCGAGACCAGTTTGCCAAGCTGGTGCGGGAAGTGGCGGCCCCTGACGTCGGCCGCATGGGCATCGAGATCCTCAGCTTCACCATCAAG gaCGTGTATGACAAAGTGGACTATCTGAGCTCCTTGGGCAAGACGCAGACTGCCGTGGTACAGAGAGATGCGGACATTGGGGTGGCCGAGGCTGAGCGGGATGCAGGCATCCGG GAAGCAGAGTGCAAGAAGGAGATGCTGGATGTGAAGTTCATGGCAGACACCAAGATCGCTGACTCCAAGCGAGCCTTCGAGCTGCAAAAGTCAGCTTTCAGTGAGGAGGTCAACATCAAG ACCGCCGAGGCCCAGCTGGCCTATGAGCTGCAGGGGGCGCGGGAGCAGCAGAAGATCCGGCAGGAAGAGATTGAGATCGAGGTGGTACAGCGCAAGAAGCAGATTGCTGTGGAGGCGCAGGAGATCCTCCGCACAGACAAGGAGCTCATTGCCACGGTGCGCCGCCCCGCCGAGGCTGAGGCCCACCGCATACAGCAGATCGCCGAGGGTGAAAA GGTGAAACAGGTCCTCTTGGCGCAAGCAGAAGCCGAGAAGATCCGCAAACTCGGGGAGGCGGAGGCAGCGGTCATCGAGGCGATGGGCACAGCAGAGGCTGAGCGAATGAAGCTCAAGGCCGAGGCCTACCAGAAATACGGGGATGCAGCCAAGATGGCGCTGGTGCTGGAGGCCCTGCCCCAg ATTGCTGCCAAAATCGCCGCCCCCCTGACCAAAGTCGATGAGATTGTGGTCCTCAGCGGGGACAACAGCAAGGTGACATCAGAAGTCAACCGACTGCTGGCCGAGCTGCCTGCCTCCGTGCATGCCCTCACAGGCGTGGACCTGGCCAAG ATACCCCTGATCAAGAAGGCCACCAGTGCGCAGGCGTGA
- the FLOT2 gene encoding flotillin-2 isoform X1, with protein MGNCHTVGPNEALVVSGGCCGSDYKQYVFGGWAWAWWCISDTQRISLEIMTLQPRCEDVETAEGVALTVTGVAQVKIMTEKELLAVACEQFLGKNVQDIKNVVLQTLEGHLRSILGTLTVEQIYQDRDQFAKLVREVAAPDVGRMGIEILSFTIKDVYDKVDYLSSLGKTQTAVVQRDADIGVAEAERDAGIREAECKKEMLDVKFMADTKIADSKRAFELQKSAFSEEVNIKTAEAQLAYELQGAREQQKIRQEEIEIEVVQRKKQIAVEAQEILRTDKELIATVRRPAEAEAHRIQQIAEGEKVKQVLLAQAEAEKIRKLGEAEAAVIEAMGTAEAERMKLKAEAYQKYGDAAKMALVLEALPQIAAKIAAPLTKVDEIVVLSGDNSKVTSEVNRLLAELPASVHALTGVDLAKIPLIKKATSAQA; from the exons GGGGCTGTTGTGGTTCTGACTATAAACAGTACGTGTTTGgcggctgggcctgggcctggtggTGTATCTCCGACACTCAGAG GATTTCCCTAGAGATTATGACGTTGCAGCCCCGCTGCGAGGACGTAGAGACGGCCGAGGGGGTAGCTTTAACTGTGACGGGTGTCGCCCAG GTGAAGATCATGACGGAGAAGGAGCTCCTGGCAGTGGCCTGCGAGCAGTTTCTGGGCAAGAACGTGCAGGACATCAAGAACGTCGTCCTGCAGACCCTGGAGGGGCACCTGCGCTCCATCCTCG GGACCCTGACCGTGGAGCAGATTTATCAGGACCGAGACCAGTTTGCCAAGCTGGTGCGGGAAGTGGCGGCCCCTGACGTCGGCCGCATGGGCATCGAGATCCTCAGCTTCACCATCAAG gaCGTGTATGACAAAGTGGACTATCTGAGCTCCTTGGGCAAGACGCAGACTGCCGTGGTACAGAGAGATGCGGACATTGGGGTGGCCGAGGCTGAGCGGGATGCAGGCATCCGG GAAGCAGAGTGCAAGAAGGAGATGCTGGATGTGAAGTTCATGGCAGACACCAAGATCGCTGACTCCAAGCGAGCCTTCGAGCTGCAAAAGTCAGCTTTCAGTGAGGAGGTCAACATCAAG ACCGCCGAGGCCCAGCTGGCCTATGAGCTGCAGGGGGCGCGGGAGCAGCAGAAGATCCGGCAGGAAGAGATTGAGATCGAGGTGGTACAGCGCAAGAAGCAGATTGCTGTGGAGGCGCAGGAGATCCTCCGCACAGACAAGGAGCTCATTGCCACGGTGCGCCGCCCCGCCGAGGCTGAGGCCCACCGCATACAGCAGATCGCCGAGGGTGAAAA GGTGAAACAGGTCCTCTTGGCGCAAGCAGAAGCCGAGAAGATCCGCAAACTCGGGGAGGCGGAGGCAGCGGTCATCGAGGCGATGGGCACAGCAGAGGCTGAGCGAATGAAGCTCAAGGCCGAGGCCTACCAGAAATACGGGGATGCAGCCAAGATGGCGCTGGTGCTGGAGGCCCTGCCCCAg ATTGCTGCCAAAATCGCCGCCCCCCTGACCAAAGTCGATGAGATTGTGGTCCTCAGCGGGGACAACAGCAAGGTGACATCAGAAGTCAACCGACTGCTGGCCGAGCTGCCTGCCTCCGTGCATGCCCTCACAGGCGTGGACCTGGCCAAG ATACCCCTGATCAAGAAGGCCACCAGTGCGCAGGCGTGA
- the ERAL1 gene encoding GTPase Era, mitochondrial isoform X3, which yields MAAPSRRAATLFGAVLGVRQLGPDVVREWGARVSSLFDWQRRCVSCFAGSAFSGPRLASASRRYGQSSALDRFLGLSQPDGSLTSHPPGVSMHRDEQDLLLVHRPDMPENSRVLRVVLLGAPNAGKSTLSNQLLGRKVFPVSKKVHTTRCQALGVITEKEVQILLDTPGLISPVKQKRHHLELSLLEDPWKSMESADLVVVLVDVSDKWTRNQLRPQVLQCLTQFSQVPSILVMNKVDCLKQKSVLLELTAALTEGVVNGKKLKMRQALRSQPGTPCPSPAAKGPKTQSVGGPQRIGWPHFQEIFMLSALSQEDVKTLKHYLLAQARPGPWEFHSGVLTSQTPEEICANIIREKLLEHLPQEMPYSVQQRTVMWEERPSGELVIEQKLLVPKESHVRILIGPKGHLISQIAQEVGRDLMDIFLCDVRLRLSVRLLK from the exons ATGGCTGCTCCCAGCCGGCGCGCGGCTACGCTCTTTGGGGCGGTGTTAGGGGTCCGGCAGTTGGGCCCCGATGTCGTGAGGGAGTGGGGAGCCCGGGTCTCCTCGCTCTTTGACTGGCAGCGGAGGTGCGTGTCCTGTTTCGCGGGCTCCGCTTTCTCTGGTCCCCGCCTAGCCTCTGCCTCTCGCCGTTATGGCCAGAGCTCAGCCTTGGACCGCTTCCTTGGACTCTCTCAGCCAGACGGTTCGTTGACTTCTCACCCTCCCGGCGTGTCCATGCACAGAG ATGAGCAGGATCTCCTCTTGGTCCATCGTCCCGACATGCCTGAGAACTCCAGGGTCCTAAGAGTGGTCCTCCTGGGTGCCCCGAATGCAGGGAAGTCAACACTCTCCAACCAGCTGCTGGGTCGGAAA GTGTTCCCTGTCTCCAAGAAGGTGCACACCACTCGCTGCCAAGCTCTGGGGGTCATCACAGAGAAAGAGGTCCAG ATTCTACTTGACACACCTGGCCTCATCAGCCCTGTTAAACAGAAAAG GCACCATCTGGAGCTTTCTTTGTTGGAAGATCCATGGAAGAGCATGGAATCTGCTGATCTGG TTGTGGTCCTTGTGGATGTCTCAGACAAGTGGACTCGGAACCAGCTCAGGCCCCAGGTGCTCCAGTGCCTGACCCAGTTCTCCCAAGTCCCTAGCATCCTTGTCATGAACAAG GTAGATTGCCTGAAGCAGAAGTCTGTTCTCCTGGAGCTCACAGCAGCCCTTACTGAAGGTGTGGTCAATGGCAAGAAGCTCAAGATGCGGCAGGCCCTTCGCTCACAGCCTGGCACTCCTTGCCCTAGCCCAGCAGCTAAGGGCCCAAAAACACAGTCTGTGGGAGGCCCTCAGAGGATTGGTTGGCCCCACTTTCAGGAGATCTTCATGTTGTCAGCCCTAAGCCAGGAGGATGTGAAAACACTAAAG CATTACCTCCTGGCACAGGCCcggccaggaccctgggaattcCACAGTGGAGTCCTCACTAGCCAGACGCCTGAGGAGATCTGTGCCAACATCATCCGAGAGAAGCTCCTAGAACACCTGCCCCAGGAGATGCCCTATAGTGTGCAGCAG AGGACAGTGATGTGGGAGGAAAGGCCAAGCGGGGAGCTGGTGATCGAACAGAAGCTTCTGGTGCCCAAAGAATCTCATGTG AGGATCCTGATTGGTCCAAAGGGGCACTTGATCTCCCAGATTGCACAGGAGGTGGGCCGCGACCTCATGGACATCTTCCTCTGCGATGTTCGGCTCCGCCTCTCTGTGAGGCTTCTCAAGTGA